Below is a genomic region from Fibrobacter sp..
TCGTCCTTAGCGTTTTTCGCCTCGCTGGTGGTGTACATACGGAAGGTCTGGACATCGGCGCCCTGCACCTTTACGGTCACGGTCTTGGAATTCTTGTAATCGCGGTTCACGAGCACCACTATCACGGAGTCGCCTTCAGAACTCTTGTAGGCAGAAGCGAACAGGTTGGCTTCGGGCTTGGCAGTCGCACCCACGCGGATTGCCCCCGGACGGACAAAGCGGGCGAACTGGCTCATCACGTAACCGCGCTTGGAAATCTTGCCGATTTCGTTCTGCGGCACCTGGAGCTTGTTGCCAAAGTCCTTTTCCATAATCAGGCCGTAGCAACGGCGGATGTACCACCAAGTGTACTGGTTGAAGTTGCCCACGACCATGGCTCGGTGGATTTCGTAACCCACATCCATGGCATTCACGGTATCGCGCTTGTTCTGGTTCGCCTGGTCACCCGTATTGCGAATCGTACGCCAATCATTACCGCTTCCCTGGCTTTCGGTATAGTGTTCCGTCATCCAGCGTTCAATGCCCTTCTGGTCGGCCAGCTTGTATTCAAAGAAGTTGTCCTGGGTATTTCTGTCACTCGCGTAGAAGTGCGCACCGAGAATATCCCAGTTCTTGAGGGCACTGGCGTCGTTCAGCACCTTGTTGTAGAGGTTCTTGTCGTATCGGAAGGATTCCGTCGAAATCACCTTGGTGCCGTTCTTGCGCATCTGATCGGCATAACCCTTGGTGAAGTTGTAAATTTCGTCGGCGCTCCAGCAGGCCCATTCACCGCACCAGTCAGGCTCATTGCTGATGGAGATGGCATACAGGGGAACACCCTGTTCCTTCATGTACGCCGTAAAGCTGTTCAGGTGATCCACGTACTTCTGGTAGTTCGACGAACTTATGTGCTGGTTCGCCCCCGCATACGGGGAAGTCCACGGAGTCGCGTACAAAATAAAGTCATCGCCGGCATACTTCTTGGCGTACTTTGCGGCATTCACTTCCTTGTTGAAACTGCCGGAATTTGCGTATACCGGAATGCGGAGCGTGTTGAGACCGATCGTGCCCTCGCCCGTTCCAAACGCAATCTTGGCATCGGCTTCGGAAAGGCCACCACCGCCCTGCCATTCGTTATGCACCATGCCACCGAAACCGCGGATAACCTGGTGCTCTTCGCTCACGTCGACATTGACCGTCGATGCGAAAGCCATGGCGGCAAAAGCGCCACAGCCAATCGAGAGAGAGACATTCTTGAAACAACTCATATCAAACCCTATTTCCAAACAGAAGTCCGCAGGATTGCGGTCCCATGCTCTAAAAATACCCGCCCAAAACCCGTTTTTACCCGTCTTCGGCAGATTTTCCCTTTACGTTTTGGTAACGAAAACAAGCTAAAAACCGCAAAAAAAAGGAATCAGACATTGTTTCATCAGAAGCGAGCCATCCTTTTGTAAAAAAAAGATAAAGCCGCAGCATTTCACGATTAAAACAAATTAGATTTTGTCAAAAAAAAATGTATGGGCTAGTTTTGGCACATAAAATTCAATTACAATACGTAATTTGGGCCATACTCAAAACCACAATGAGAAAACATGCAAAAAATAGTATCTATAATTTTACTTTCTTTGGCTAACTTAGCAAACGCAATCGTCGTCTATACATTAGACGAGCAGTATTCACAAGTAGATCAAACGGTCCTAAGATTCAGAATAGAAAACAATTCCAGCGATACTTTGAATGGTGTTGAACTACGTTATCATGTCGTCCAAAACACTTCAAACATAGACGAACCAGATTTGTATTACCTTCCCGGAGGCATGGCCAACTGGTCTTTTGATGATTCCGTCAATGCGACCCTTGTCATCTACTTTCCAACAACCATTCTTTATCCTGGAGATACTTTAGGTGGTATTTCTGGTTTTTCAGTAGGCCTTCATAACCATAATTGGTCCATATGGACAAAAAGCGATGACCCATCCCAGCCAAAATCCAACACATTCACCATTGCGAACAATGTGGAAATAATGTCTGGAGGTCAATTACTAATGTCCGATGTTGAAAAACACGCCGGTTGCCCCTCCATCCAGTTTATCGAAATACAAAAGGATTCCGTTTCGCTGCTGGTTCTACAACAATCTAGTTCCGATTCACCTTTGATAACCATCAAAAACAAAAACGGATATTTAGTAACCGCAAATCTTAATGCTACTGAGTTCGATTCAATAGGACAAAAAATTTGGCATGGATACATGCCCACCCAAGACTCTATCGAACATCGCGGAGAATTAACAGCAGAATGTAACGGCAATATTTTGGCTTATTTTGCATATGGTTGGAAACCAACAAATGCAGCAGCTGCTGTATCAAAAAAACTTTGGGAATCAGCCGAAACCTTTGTAAAAGCCGATTTTGACATGGGTTTCAATCAAGGCTTAATTGAGGGACAACGCATAGCCTTACAGAAGGATTCTTTAGGAAAATTCCTTGATGCTAAACAAGCTGCAAATTGGAAATTCTACCGATCATGGGAAATACCTGGCGAAAACCCAATGCCCACAATCCGAACCCAAATGCTAATGCGATACAACCAACAAGATATTGATTCGCTCTTTCTTGAATGGAGCCCAATCGAAGGCTGCGATCTATATCATCTTATTGTTATACAGGTTTCAACCGCAAACGATTCCGTTGTATACGGAGACACAATTGTTTCAAAACCCACAGAAAACACTTCAATCAAAATTGAGGTTCCTTCCGCTGGAAAATACATTTGGTATGTGGAGCCTCTTGTTGAAGTTGATATGAGCGAAGAGGACGAACGTAAAGAATACTACTATGTCAATGGAGATGTTATTTCTCATGAGCCTCGTCGTGGGCTTTGGAAAAGATTTGAAAATTGGGCAAAAAAGACCGTATCAAACGTTGTTCAAACGTTTACCCCCATTACATATACTCTTATCAATGACGGAAGTCTAATCGACAATATTGGGACTTCCATTGCTCATCTTAATCCCATCGGAATAATCCTGACTTTCGTTCCAACCCAAACAATGCATGAGAAAGTCAACATTATAACGAAAAACATGAAATGGCTCCAAGAAACGTATAAAGAAGAATATATACATGAAGCTCTCCCAACAAATGCATGCTTTGGATCGAGTGCTTTTTGTGCAATGAAAGATACTAGAATGCTTGCCGAAAACTGGAGTGTCGGTTTTAATGAAACAAACTGGGATAAAATCTTTCTAAAATATACTGTCAATGGAAATATAAATGATGCCGTTCGTAACCGCTGCTGGCTCACAATGGCCCAAATGATAAACCACTACAAGGGAGGAAATATTGCATCTGACGAGATTCTTTATAATGTAAGAGGCGGATTTAGCAACACCACAGGAAGCAATCCTATAGAATCAATGCAATCCGTCAGTTATGCTCTTAAGCAGACATTATTGGATCAAACTTTATATACTTTTTTTGTAAACGCATACCATTCGATGGGTGTTTTACCTACAGATAATGGTTGGACATCTATTTTTCCCATTTCACATACAGTTGTGAACACATCCATTGACGGCTGGCTAGTCGGGACACCAAGACTCAATACCATTATCAGCACAATAGAATCCGGCAATGTTCTTGGAGTCTCTCAACTAAATGACGGAGCGGGTGGCTTTCACGCTATGGTTCTTAATGGGTACAGAATAGACACTGATGGCAAAGTCTACATCCATTTGTTAAATACTCATAATATGGGCGAAGAAGAATGGCGATATTATTGCAACATTTCTTTTCTTGGAGTGGATCTTGTCGCACAATTTATCGCTAATGGAATAGGACAATTTATTGACTATTTAAGAGAATTAGGCGAAGAAGAATCTCCCTTAAGCGGAGACATGTTTATTACTTATTACATTCCTCCTTTTTATGCAAACGGACGTCTCACAGACGAAAGCATATTCAATGATTCTGATGGTGACGGCATAGTCGATATTGACGAGAATAAACGATTCAGAACAAATGCTTTTAATCCTGATTCCGATGGTGATGGAATAAATGATTATGACGAAATTTATGAATACAAGTTGTGCGAAACATATAGTGGGAAATTCATGCCTCACATTGAAGTTTCCTTTGACGAAGATGGCAACAAAAAAATCAAAATCCACAATGAGCCACAACTACAATACAGAACACAATCTGATTTTGATCAGGATGGTCTACATGCTGCTATAGATCCAGATTCCGACGGAGATGGCTATTGCGACATTGATGAAAAAGGGTTTATAGGGAACTTAGAAATTCACAATTGCGAACGATTTGATGCATCAAAACATCCAGATGGAGTTATTCCAAAATGCAGAGATAATACAGTCGCTCTACTCGCAAAGGAAAAAATACAACTAAACGACAGGGCAACCTGCGTTTCTTTGAATGGCTCCCATTGTCCCGTCGCATCATACGGAACAGCATTCAACAATGTCTACGGAGTGAGTCTTGGCGTAAGCGCTTTCGTAGGCAATATCTACTCTGCAAAATCAATTTTATTGCGCGACAGAGCTAACGTATATGGAAACATAGAAACAGGCGGTTCTGTAGTCAAGCAAAGTTCCACATCCATCATTACAGGGAGAGTGGTTGAAAATTCCATATTATCCTCAGCCTATACAAATCTTTACGCATCAGTTCTTGACAATGCAACTCACAACATCGATTTTACAATATATCGCCAACATTCTGTTAATTCGAATGAAATTACATCCTCCTACATTTTTGGAATCGGCGCAAACAATACTGATTTCAACTTTAACTCAGGCTCAAATTTAATATTTGATTTAACCGGCAATCTACTTGCTGGGTCCCTAAAATTCCAAGATGGAGCAAGATTGTACGCACCAACCGAGAACGTGGTATTTCATATAGGAAACGACTTCCAATGGAATGGAAAAATTGTGACCGACAATATGGTTTCTGCCGCACAGCATATTATGCTTTACTATTATGGAACCAACAAGGTGTTCGTACAAACGGATTTTGCAGGAACAATCATTGCGCCCAATGCTGAAGTTGTTGTTGGTCAATCAGGCAAACACTTTTATGGGGCCATATTCGCCAAAAGTATCGTGATTCACCAAAACACTATGGTTACTTGGGTTCCATTTGTGGAATCAACACCAAATACTATTATAGCAAAAAAAAATCTTTTGAATCAAAAATACACTATTAATTTTTGGAGGATATAAACATGCAAAAGATATCTAGCATACTCTTCTTTATGGTTATCAGCAGTCTCCTCGGATGTCAAACAGAAGAATTAGAATGTACTGATTCCAATCACTTTATCAGCTTAAACGTTTTAACGGCAGATAATGTTGACAGCATTCATTTTTTACTGAACAATAGAAATATTTGCCACGGGAATGTCGGTAATTTCTACAATTTACTTATTTGCGGAGATTCGTCCGTAAACGGGTATTTGAGCGCAATAGAAATTGACGATCCATCAAAAAAATGTGAAATATCGGACAAAAAAACTATATGGAAAAATTTCCACTGTTTCATCGGCAATTCTTCGGATGAAATAGATGTTGATTCTAGTGCATTAAGTCTAGAAATCTTTACTGCGACAGAAAAATCAACAATAAATATTTCTCAAGTTATTTCGGGTGGGCTGTATATAAACATCCTTCCCGAATCTGATACTACAAAATGGTTTGGGTATGAACAAAATCCCATAAGGCCATATTTTAGCGAATACCAAGCACCATCTTCGTCAACACGCTTGGGCTGCAATGATGGTTACTGCGTAGCAGCGTTGCCTATAGTCGAAAAAGAATTCTGCTTCGACAAATAAAAACCGCAAAAAAACACCCCCGAGCAAAGCCCGAGGGTGTTTTTTCTGGATGTGTGGTTTAGGGATTCTGTTTCTGGGCTACTTTGCAGTAGACACCATGAATTTCTTGTTGCCGACCACGGAGCGGAGCATGTACACGCCCTGCTTGAAGCCCGCCGCCTTCAGGGTCTCAGCGGCAGTACCGGCATCGAGTTCGACGCTTCCGAGGCGCTTTCCGGCAAGGTTATACACATTGTAAGTCTTTGCCGAAGTCACGTTGAATTGGGTGGCGTGGAGGGCAAAAGTCGAAATATCACCCAAAGAGAACCAGTCGACGTTCACGTTGTCACCCGTGACAAGCAGA
It encodes:
- a CDS encoding carbohydrate-binding protein, translated to MSCFKNVSLSIGCGAFAAMAFASTVNVDVSEEHQVIRGFGGMVHNEWQGGGGLSEADAKIAFGTGEGTIGLNTLRIPVYANSGSFNKEVNAAKYAKKYAGDDFILYATPWTSPYAGANQHISSSNYQKYVDHLNSFTAYMKEQGVPLYAISISNEPDWCGEWACWSADEIYNFTKGYADQMRKNGTKVISTESFRYDKNLYNKVLNDASALKNWDILGAHFYASDRNTQDNFFEYKLADQKGIERWMTEHYTESQGSGNDWRTIRNTGDQANQNKRDTVNAMDVGYEIHRAMVVGNFNQYTWWYIRRCYGLIMEKDFGNKLQVPQNEIGKISKRGYVMSQFARFVRPGAIRVGATAKPEANLFASAYKSSEGDSVIVVLVNRDYKNSKTVTVKVQGADVQTFRMYTTSEAKNAKDEGEIEVKNGEVTITMDAGNTNNKDCIVTLVGVGTPADPVPREPFGGKAVELPGKIEAENFDVPGTGKENKTYNDADSENHACTDEGKTAECNDYREGTGVDVYKKATGYVVGHNQEGEWLEYTVNVKEAGDYSMVASVATDNSTASFTLSVDGNSVAEVPVSGTSWDEFTDVKAIVPLPAGEHILRMTVTGSWFDVDYFAFSNGSSQCTEEPCNPDFLGARFDAGQSPVAYGIYDVTGMFLGRIEAAGLADVRAKTAGLVRNGGMFIAKPLRGGKMFRFSVTK